Proteins encoded together in one Cellulomonas gilvus ATCC 13127 window:
- a CDS encoding MaoC/PaaZ C-terminal domain-containing protein produces MTRVVDLPAVPGLGGLYARGAAGAARRAVLRRPRAATVPDVEYRVRGVRADLAHLTAYQRLVGESASDALPAGYVHVLAFPVATALLVRDDFPLPALGMVHLANTVEQHRPVGHDEPLDIQAVARDLRAHRTGTQVDLVVSVRSGGELVWRGVSTYLAKAVDLGLPAAPDDARAPFVAPLPTGQWRLDAATGRRYAAVSGDRNPIHLSAASAKVLGFPRAIAHGMDTAARLLADVGPARGDAFTWSVEFAKPVLLPSTVATSVRRRPGGGFTLAAWDPRTARPHVQATLTPSPDPPHPPNWYLSARSRDKGGPTTSPTRRTGT; encoded by the coding sequence GTGACCCGCGTCGTCGACCTTCCCGCCGTCCCGGGCCTGGGCGGGCTGTACGCGCGCGGCGCCGCGGGCGCGGCCCGGCGTGCGGTGCTCCGGCGGCCGCGTGCCGCCACGGTGCCGGACGTCGAGTACCGGGTCCGGGGCGTGCGCGCCGACCTGGCACACCTGACGGCCTATCAGCGGCTCGTCGGGGAGAGCGCGAGCGACGCCCTGCCCGCGGGGTACGTGCACGTCCTGGCGTTCCCCGTCGCGACCGCGCTCCTGGTGCGCGACGACTTCCCGCTGCCCGCGCTCGGCATGGTGCACCTGGCGAACACCGTCGAGCAGCACCGGCCCGTCGGCCACGACGAGCCGCTCGACATCCAGGCGGTCGCGCGCGACCTGCGTGCGCACCGCACCGGCACGCAGGTGGACCTGGTGGTGTCGGTGCGCAGCGGGGGCGAGCTCGTCTGGCGCGGCGTCTCGACGTACCTCGCCAAGGCTGTGGACCTGGGCCTGCCGGCCGCACCCGACGACGCGCGTGCGCCGTTCGTCGCGCCGCTGCCCACCGGTCAGTGGCGCCTGGACGCCGCGACCGGGCGGCGTTACGCGGCCGTGAGCGGCGACCGCAACCCCATCCACCTGTCCGCGGCGTCGGCCAAGGTGCTCGGCTTCCCGCGCGCGATCGCGCACGGCATGGACACCGCGGCCCGGCTCCTCGCGGACGTGGGCCCCGCCCGTGGCGACGCGTTCACGTGGTCCGTCGAGTTCGCCAAGCCGGTGCTGCTGCCGTCGACCGTCGCGACGAGCGTGCGCCGCCGCCCCGGTGGCGGCTTCACGCTCGCGGCCTGGGACCCCCGCACCGCCCGCCCGCACGTCCAGGCCACCCTCACCCCCTCCCCTGACCCACCCCACCCACCGAACTGGTACCTATCCGCCAGGTCGCGGGACAAGGGCGGGCCAACGACCTCCCCCACCCGCCGAACTGGTACCTAA
- a CDS encoding GNAT family N-acetyltransferase, protein MHHDLTLTGHGVRLVPLAPEHAAPLVAFVDDRVWRGMSSPTPRDEAAMAAQVHAALEDPARVAFAVLDHATGEVLGSSSLYEINRAMGRLELGHTFYAPRVWGTHVNPATKLALMTLAFEQWGMHRVAFRVDTRNARSLAAVRRLGARDEGVLRGHRVAADGSRGDSAYLAVLADEWPAARMRLLTRLGETVGEPDAGARDLTDDERSSVVLIGGRSGVGKTTVAHALHALLTRADVPHAVIEGDYLDLAHPAPHAHRLAERNLAAVWSAYRELGYRRLVYTNTVSPQYADDLAAAMGDRPHVTAVLLTASDEDAHARLAQREHGAELAAHVGRSTRAAVALEQGCPPAVHRVDTTGRTPDELAHQIASLAHWLP, encoded by the coding sequence GTGCACCACGACCTGACCCTGACCGGCCACGGCGTGCGGCTGGTGCCGCTCGCCCCCGAGCACGCGGCGCCGCTCGTCGCGTTCGTCGACGACCGGGTGTGGCGCGGCATGTCCAGCCCCACGCCGCGTGACGAGGCCGCGATGGCTGCCCAGGTGCACGCGGCGCTCGAGGACCCCGCGCGCGTCGCGTTCGCGGTGCTGGACCACGCGACGGGCGAGGTGCTGGGCTCGTCGTCGCTGTACGAGATCAACCGCGCGATGGGTCGCCTCGAGCTCGGCCACACGTTCTACGCCCCGCGCGTGTGGGGCACGCACGTCAACCCCGCGACCAAGCTCGCACTCATGACGCTCGCGTTCGAGCAGTGGGGCATGCACCGCGTCGCGTTCCGGGTGGACACGCGCAACGCGCGTTCGCTCGCCGCGGTCCGGCGCCTCGGCGCGCGCGACGAGGGCGTGCTGCGCGGGCACCGCGTCGCGGCCGACGGTTCACGTGGCGACTCCGCGTACCTGGCGGTGCTGGCCGACGAGTGGCCCGCGGCGCGCATGCGCCTGCTCACGCGACTGGGGGAGACGGTCGGCGAGCCCGACGCAGGGGCGCGCGACCTGACCGACGACGAGCGGTCGTCGGTCGTCCTGATCGGCGGGCGCTCCGGCGTCGGCAAGACGACGGTCGCGCACGCCCTGCACGCGCTGCTGACCCGCGCCGACGTGCCGCACGCCGTGATCGAGGGCGACTACCTGGACCTCGCGCACCCGGCCCCGCACGCGCACCGCCTCGCGGAGCGGAACCTGGCAGCGGTCTGGTCCGCGTACCGCGAGCTCGGTTACCGACGGCTCGTCTACACGAACACCGTGAGCCCGCAGTACGCCGACGACCTGGCCGCGGCCATGGGCGACCGGCCGCACGTCACCGCGGTGCTGCTCACCGCGTCCGACGAGGACGCGCACGCACGCCTCGCGCAGCGCGAGCACGGCGCCGAGCTGGCCGCGCACGTGGGACGCAGCACCCGCGCCGCCGTCGCGCTCGAGCAGGGCTGCCCGCCCGCGGTGCACCGCGTGGACACCACGGGCCGCACCCCCGACGAGCTCGCCCACCAGATCGCCAGCCTCGCCCACTGGCTCCCCTGA
- a CDS encoding pentapeptide repeat-containing protein, translating into MRLEPGGDYDGLTLRGERLEGQVADEARFLDCTFEDCVLDDADLGHARLVDTTWTGVRAATLGLAGAAWQDGALTDCRLGAVQAYGARWTRVVVTGGKVDYLNLRDSTLEDLRFVGAVIDELDLARVRARHVVFEDCRVRRLDVTGATLTGADLRGIRDLQRLDGVAGLAGATISAEQLVELAPALAAHVGLTVG; encoded by the coding sequence GTGCGACTCGAACCCGGTGGGGACTACGACGGCCTGACGCTGCGCGGCGAGCGGCTCGAGGGGCAGGTGGCCGACGAGGCGCGCTTCCTGGACTGCACGTTCGAGGACTGCGTCCTGGACGACGCGGACCTGGGCCACGCGCGCCTGGTCGACACCACGTGGACGGGGGTGCGCGCCGCGACGCTGGGCCTGGCGGGTGCCGCGTGGCAGGACGGCGCGCTGACCGACTGCCGCCTGGGCGCGGTCCAGGCCTACGGCGCGCGCTGGACGCGCGTGGTGGTGACCGGTGGCAAGGTCGACTACCTGAACCTGCGCGACTCGACGCTCGAGGACCTCCGGTTCGTCGGTGCGGTGATCGACGAGCTCGACCTGGCGCGCGTGCGCGCGCGGCACGTGGTGTTCGAGGACTGCCGCGTCCGCCGGCTCGACGTCACGGGTGCGACCCTGACCGGGGCGGACCTGCGCGGCATCCGGGACCTGCAGCGGCTCGACGGTGTCGCGGGGCTCGCGGGCGCGACCATCAGCGCCGAGCAGCTCGTCGAGCTCGCCCCCGCGCTGGCCGCGCACGTGGGGCTCACGGTCGGCTGA
- a CDS encoding TetR/AcrR family transcriptional regulator — protein sequence MVKATTTQQDWVDAAYSAFLADGLAAVRVEPLARVLGATKGSFYWHFADRAALVGAVVERWEAQETDAVIALAEAGGTPAQRLEALFGAVARMRRTPATALLYTQAAAEGVGDAVRRVSQRRVDYLAGLLVELGHGPDEARRRSLVALATVLGLQQLEHVGLDALDDPGLVPTALAMVLAEPLSRP from the coding sequence ATGGTCAAGGCCACGACGACGCAGCAGGACTGGGTGGATGCGGCGTACTCCGCCTTCCTCGCCGACGGGCTGGCCGCGGTGCGCGTCGAACCGCTCGCGCGGGTGCTGGGTGCGACCAAGGGCTCGTTCTACTGGCACTTCGCCGACCGTGCGGCCCTGGTCGGGGCGGTGGTCGAGCGGTGGGAGGCGCAGGAGACCGACGCGGTGATCGCGCTTGCCGAGGCCGGCGGCACGCCCGCGCAGCGGCTCGAGGCGTTGTTCGGGGCGGTCGCGCGGATGCGGCGCACGCCCGCGACCGCGCTGCTCTACACGCAGGCCGCGGCCGAGGGTGTCGGTGACGCGGTCCGCAGGGTCTCGCAGCGCCGCGTGGACTACCTGGCGGGTCTGCTGGTCGAGCTGGGGCACGGTCCCGACGAGGCGCGCCGGCGTTCGCTCGTCGCGCTCGCGACCGTGCTGGGCCTGCAGCAGCTCGAGCACGTGGGGCTGGACGCGCTCGACGACCCGGGCCTGGTGCCCACCGCGCTCGCGATGGTCCTGGCGGAGCCGCTCAGCCGACCGTGA
- a CDS encoding DUF2867 domain-containing protein, with translation MSTETRTWTDAARVRFSLALRDWSPDFADAAIVALPPGAPTDPALWARTIFGIRSMPGWIRVALVVRQALAPLIGVRRAPRDTFAVDEVVGDEALVSADDTHLDFRCGVAVDADARLVRVTTGVRLHNRRGRLYFAPVRLVHPVVVDQMLRRAARTLTPR, from the coding sequence ATGAGCACCGAGACCCGCACCTGGACCGATGCCGCGCGCGTGCGCTTCTCGCTCGCGCTTCGGGACTGGAGCCCCGACTTCGCCGACGCCGCGATCGTCGCGCTCCCGCCGGGCGCACCCACCGACCCCGCGCTGTGGGCCCGCACGATCTTCGGGATCCGGAGCATGCCGGGGTGGATCCGCGTCGCGCTCGTCGTCCGCCAGGCCCTCGCGCCGCTGATCGGCGTCCGGCGCGCACCGCGGGACACGTTCGCGGTCGACGAGGTGGTCGGCGACGAGGCGCTCGTGAGCGCCGACGACACGCACCTCGACTTCCGGTGCGGCGTGGCCGTGGACGCCGACGCGCGCCTGGTGCGCGTGACCACGGGCGTCCGGCTGCACAACCGGCGCGGTCGGCTCTACTTCGCGCCCGTGCGCCTGGTGCACCCCGTCGTGGTGGACCAGATGCTGCGGCGCGCGGCACGCACGCTCACACCGCGCTGA
- a CDS encoding aminotransferase class V-fold PLP-dependent enzyme has protein sequence MTAIAEHAACPAVADATHERAAGPVDALLPVVGGDTTVPLVDGTQRVYANLDYAASAPALQAVAERVTEVLPLYASVHRGAGYLSQVSTALYEAARQAVARFVDAREDDVAIVTRNTTDSLNLLAGVVPAGGRVLVLDLEHHANLLPWLRSSDPNGHRTTILPIAPTVAGTLDALAAELASQPYALVTVSGASNVTGEALPVGRVVEIAHAAGARVAVDGAQLVPHRGFSLARTGADYVAFSGHKTYAPFGAGVLVGRRDWLDSGTPYLAGGGAVRDVRSDRTVWQPAPARHEAGSPNVIGAIALAEACDALAALPAGALEAHERALRTRLVQGLEGVPGVEVARIWPDSDEPVGVLTFTVADHDPGLVAAYLAAEHGIGVRDGRFCAHPLLARLGASGGAIRASVGVGTTSEAVDRLVAALHAYVTEGARSSYEVVDGCWAVVDDTRPLLAVHGLDHLAATAAAACGPALD, from the coding sequence ATGACCGCGATCGCCGAGCACGCCGCCTGTCCTGCAGTCGCGGACGCGACGCACGAGCGAGCGGCCGGCCCCGTCGACGCGCTCCTGCCTGTGGTGGGCGGCGACACCACCGTCCCCCTGGTGGACGGCACGCAGCGCGTCTACGCCAACCTCGACTACGCCGCGAGCGCACCCGCGCTGCAGGCAGTCGCGGAGCGCGTGACCGAGGTGCTGCCGCTGTACGCGTCGGTCCACCGTGGCGCGGGCTACCTCTCGCAGGTCTCCACGGCGCTGTACGAGGCCGCGCGCCAGGCCGTCGCGCGGTTCGTCGACGCCCGCGAGGACGACGTCGCGATCGTCACGCGCAACACCACCGACTCGCTCAACCTGCTGGCGGGTGTCGTGCCCGCGGGTGGGCGCGTGCTCGTGCTCGACCTCGAGCACCACGCCAACCTCCTGCCGTGGCTGCGCTCGAGCGACCCGAACGGCCACCGCACCACGATCCTGCCGATCGCCCCGACCGTGGCCGGGACGCTCGACGCGCTCGCGGCCGAGCTCGCGAGCCAGCCGTACGCGCTGGTCACCGTCTCGGGTGCGTCCAACGTGACGGGTGAGGCGCTGCCGGTCGGGCGCGTGGTGGAGATCGCGCACGCCGCGGGCGCGCGCGTGGCCGTCGACGGGGCCCAGCTGGTGCCGCACCGCGGGTTCTCGCTCGCGCGCACGGGAGCCGACTACGTCGCGTTCTCCGGGCACAAGACGTACGCGCCGTTCGGCGCCGGGGTCCTCGTCGGCCGCCGGGACTGGCTCGACTCGGGCACGCCGTACCTGGCGGGTGGCGGTGCGGTGCGTGACGTGCGCAGCGACCGCACCGTGTGGCAGCCCGCACCCGCGCGGCACGAGGCCGGCTCGCCCAACGTGATCGGCGCGATCGCGCTCGCGGAGGCGTGCGACGCGCTCGCCGCGCTGCCCGCGGGTGCGCTCGAGGCGCACGAGCGTGCGCTGCGCACGCGCCTGGTGCAGGGGCTCGAGGGGGTCCCTGGGGTCGAGGTCGCGCGCATCTGGCCGGACTCCGACGAGCCGGTCGGTGTCCTGACGTTCACGGTCGCGGACCATGACCCGGGTCTGGTGGCCGCCTACCTCGCGGCCGAGCACGGCATCGGCGTGCGCGACGGCCGGTTCTGCGCGCACCCGCTGCTCGCGCGGCTGGGCGCCTCGGGCGGGGCCATCCGTGCGTCCGTGGGCGTCGGCACCACGAGCGAGGCGGTGGACCGCCTGGTCGCGGCTCTGCACGCCTATGTGACCGAGGGTGCGCGCTCGTCGTACGAGGTGGTGGACGGCTGCTGGGCCGTGGTCGACGACACGCGTCCGCTGCTCGCGGTGCACGGCCTGGACCACCTGGCCGCGACCGCTGCGGCCGCGTGCGGCCCCGCGCTCGACTGA
- a CDS encoding rhodanese-like domain-containing protein codes for MSYAGDLTPRQAWDLLQSDENALLVDVRTQGEWDQIGVPDADALGGRAAFVEWVTPTGPNPTFLDELAGAGLQAGDGRTVVFLCRSGVRSVAAAVAATAAGYGPAYNVLQGFEGDIGPDGERGHAGWRADGLPWRQA; via the coding sequence ATGAGCTACGCAGGCGACCTGACCCCCCGGCAGGCGTGGGACCTGCTCCAGTCCGACGAGAACGCGCTCCTCGTCGACGTCCGCACGCAGGGCGAGTGGGACCAGATCGGTGTCCCGGACGCCGACGCGCTCGGCGGCCGCGCGGCGTTCGTCGAGTGGGTGACCCCCACGGGCCCCAACCCGACGTTCCTCGACGAGCTCGCCGGTGCCGGTCTGCAGGCCGGCGACGGGCGCACCGTCGTCTTCCTGTGCCGCTCGGGCGTGCGCTCGGTCGCGGCCGCGGTCGCCGCGACCGCCGCGGGCTACGGACCCGCGTACAACGTGCTGCAGGGCTTCGAGGGCGACATCGGCCCCGACGGCGAGCGCGGGCACGCCGGCTGGCGCGCCGACGGCCTGCCGTGGCGGCAGGCGTGA
- a CDS encoding O-succinylhomoserine sulfhydrylase, whose amino-acid sequence MSAGDRPTPGPGSWDAGRTPLGSLRPDTLAVRGGQVRSQFGEFSEAVFLTQGFTYDSAGQAESAFAGDVDRFLYSRYNNPTVSTFEERLRLLDGAQACTATASGMSAVFTALAAIVGQGSRIVAARALFGSSVVIFDEILARWGVRTEYVDGHVLEQWQAALATPADVVFFETPSNPMQDLVDVAAVSSLAHAAGAVVVVDNVFATPVLSRPLDLGADVVVYSATKHIDGQGRVLGGAILGSSEYVRGPVQTLVRNTGPSLSPFNAWVLLKGLETMSLRVRHQAASALTLARWLEDHPAVESVRYPYLPSHPQHELALRQQSGGGTVVTFTLRTPADAGAAKTATFGVLDALRLVDISNNLGDAKSIVTHPATTTHRKLGPEGRARVGIGEATVRFSVGLEDVEDLREDLDQALSTLVG is encoded by the coding sequence GTGAGCGCGGGCGACCGCCCCACGCCCGGTCCCGGCTCCTGGGACGCCGGCCGCACCCCGCTCGGCTCGCTGCGCCCGGACACGCTCGCGGTCCGCGGCGGGCAGGTGCGCTCGCAGTTCGGCGAGTTCTCCGAGGCCGTGTTCCTCACGCAGGGGTTCACGTACGACTCCGCCGGCCAGGCCGAGTCCGCGTTCGCGGGCGACGTGGACCGGTTCCTGTACTCGCGCTACAACAACCCGACCGTCTCCACGTTCGAGGAGCGGCTGCGCCTGCTCGACGGCGCGCAGGCCTGCACCGCCACCGCGTCGGGCATGTCCGCGGTGTTCACCGCGCTCGCCGCGATCGTCGGGCAGGGCTCGCGCATCGTCGCGGCTCGCGCGCTGTTCGGCTCGAGTGTCGTGATCTTCGACGAGATCCTCGCGCGGTGGGGCGTGCGGACCGAGTACGTCGACGGGCACGTGCTCGAGCAGTGGCAGGCCGCGCTCGCGACCCCGGCCGACGTCGTGTTCTTCGAGACGCCGTCCAACCCGATGCAGGACCTGGTGGACGTCGCGGCGGTCAGCAGCCTCGCGCACGCGGCCGGAGCGGTCGTCGTCGTCGACAACGTGTTCGCCACGCCCGTGCTGTCGCGGCCCCTGGACCTGGGCGCGGACGTCGTCGTGTACTCGGCCACCAAGCACATCGACGGTCAGGGCCGCGTGCTCGGCGGCGCGATCCTGGGCTCGTCGGAGTACGTGCGCGGCCCCGTGCAGACGCTCGTGCGGAACACCGGCCCGTCGCTGTCGCCGTTCAACGCGTGGGTCCTGCTCAAGGGGCTCGAGACGATGTCGCTGCGGGTCCGGCACCAGGCCGCCTCGGCGCTCACGCTCGCGCGGTGGCTCGAGGACCACCCCGCGGTCGAGTCCGTGCGGTACCCGTACCTGCCGTCGCACCCGCAGCACGAGCTCGCGCTGCGTCAGCAGAGCGGGGGTGGCACGGTCGTGACGTTCACGCTGCGCACGCCGGCCGACGCGGGCGCCGCGAAGACCGCGACGTTCGGCGTGCTCGACGCGCTGCGGCTCGTGGACATCTCCAACAACCTGGGCGACGCCAAGTCGATCGTCACGCACCCCGCGACGACCACGCACCGCAAGCTCGGGCCGGAGGGTCGTGCGCGGGTGGGGATCGGCGAGGCGACCGTGCGGTTCTCGGTCGGGCTCGAGGACGTCGAGGACCTGCGCGAGGACCTGGACCAGGCGCTGAGCACGCTCGTCGGCTGA
- a CDS encoding LLM class oxidoreductase, which translates to MRTSATLTHARSADHPRAERLPIERLTAGTSEPFSDEARRHVEFVLDEGSLNPTTLALAGARADVVRIRFSAALPTHPAVRALVAMLDDEVAAVGRTRDELRVVLEVETVVADDEADAARRRANLAYTAAFSHAAWSPESTWLVAPVERLAEEASALARRTGVDAVHLHLTGPSAAHVDRVTAALQRTA; encoded by the coding sequence ATGCGCACGTCTGCCACCCTCACGCACGCCCGCTCCGCCGACCACCCGCGTGCGGAGCGCCTGCCCATCGAGCGACTCACCGCAGGCACGTCGGAGCCGTTCTCCGACGAGGCCCGTCGGCACGTCGAGTTCGTGCTCGACGAAGGCTCGCTCAACCCCACGACCCTCGCGCTGGCCGGCGCGCGTGCGGACGTGGTGCGCATCCGGTTCTCCGCCGCGCTGCCGACGCACCCCGCGGTGCGCGCGCTCGTCGCGATGCTGGACGACGAGGTCGCAGCCGTCGGCCGCACGCGCGACGAGCTCCGCGTGGTGCTCGAGGTGGAGACGGTGGTCGCCGACGACGAGGCCGACGCCGCGCGCCGGCGCGCCAACCTCGCGTACACCGCGGCGTTCAGCCACGCGGCGTGGTCGCCGGAGTCCACCTGGCTGGTGGCCCCGGTCGAGCGGCTCGCGGAGGAGGCCTCCGCGCTCGCCCGGCGCACGGGCGTCGATGCGGTGCACCTGCACCTGACGGGCCCGTCGGCCGCGCACGTCGACCGCGTCACGGCCGCGCTGCAGCGCACGGCCTGA
- a CDS encoding ATP-binding cassette domain-containing protein: MTTSTTTSAGQAPHAADRHDLIRVRGARENNLKDVSIELPKRRLTVFTGVSGSGKSSLVFGTIAAESQRMINETYSAFVQGFMPNLARPEVDLLEGLTTAIIVDQERMGANSRSTVGTATDVNAMLRILFSRLGDPHIGPPNAFSFNVPSVRGSGAVTVGEGAAVTRTFTQLGGMCPRCEGRGQVTDFNLAALYDDTKSLNEGALTIPGYSMDGWYGRIFSGCGFFDPDKPIREFTEQELDDLLRKEPTKIKIEGINLTYEGLIPKIQKSFLAKDVDAMQPHIRAFVERAVVFTACPECDGTRLAEPARSSRIRGVNIAEACAMQISDLAAWVRSLDEPSVAPLLTSLGETLDSFVDIGLGYLSLDRPSGTLSGGEAQRTKMIRHLGSSLTDVTYVFDEPTIGLHPHDIQRMNELLLQLRDKGNTVLVVEHKPEAIAIADHVVDLGPGAGSAGGEVVFEGTVDQLRSSGTLTGRHLDDRARLKDHVRSPSGTLEIRGAATNNLQEVDVDVPLGVLVVVTGVAGSGKSSLIHGSLSGREDVVTVDQTAIRGSRRSNPATYTGLLDPIRKAFAKANGVKPALFSANSEGACPTCNGAGVIYTDLGPMATVTSTCDDCEGRRFQASVLEYRLGGRDISEVLAMPVTEAEAYFGEGEARTPAAHRILTHLRDVGLGYLSLGQPLTTLSGGERQRLKLAMHMADKGGVYVLDEPTTGLHLADVEQLLGLLDRLVDSGKSVVVIEHHQAVMAHADWIIDLGPGAGHDGGRVVFQGTPADLVASRATLTGEHLAAYVAS; encoded by the coding sequence ATGACCACGTCCACGACGACGAGCGCCGGTCAGGCGCCGCACGCCGCCGACCGGCACGACCTGATCCGGGTGCGCGGTGCCCGGGAGAACAACCTCAAGGACGTCAGCATCGAGCTGCCCAAGCGTCGCCTGACGGTGTTCACGGGCGTCTCCGGCTCCGGCAAGAGCTCGCTCGTGTTCGGCACCATCGCGGCCGAGTCGCAGCGCATGATCAACGAGACGTACAGCGCGTTCGTGCAGGGCTTCATGCCCAACCTGGCACGCCCGGAGGTCGACCTCCTCGAGGGTCTGACCACCGCGATCATCGTCGACCAGGAGCGCATGGGCGCCAACTCGCGTTCCACCGTGGGCACCGCGACGGACGTCAACGCGATGCTGCGCATCCTGTTCAGCCGCCTGGGCGACCCGCACATCGGGCCGCCCAACGCGTTCTCGTTCAACGTGCCGTCGGTCCGGGGCAGCGGCGCCGTCACCGTCGGGGAGGGGGCGGCCGTGACGCGCACGTTCACGCAGCTGGGCGGCATGTGCCCGCGGTGCGAGGGGCGCGGGCAGGTCACCGACTTCAACCTCGCCGCGTTGTACGACGACACGAAGTCCCTCAACGAGGGCGCGCTGACCATCCCGGGCTACAGCATGGACGGCTGGTACGGCCGGATCTTCAGCGGCTGCGGCTTCTTCGACCCGGACAAGCCCATCCGCGAGTTCACCGAGCAGGAGCTGGACGACCTGCTGCGCAAGGAGCCCACCAAGATCAAGATCGAGGGCATCAACCTCACGTACGAGGGCCTGATCCCGAAGATCCAGAAGTCGTTCCTGGCCAAGGACGTCGACGCGATGCAGCCCCACATCCGCGCGTTCGTCGAGCGCGCGGTCGTGTTCACCGCCTGTCCGGAGTGCGACGGGACGCGGCTCGCGGAGCCCGCGCGCTCGTCCCGCATCCGCGGCGTCAACATCGCCGAGGCCTGCGCGATGCAGATCAGCGACCTGGCGGCGTGGGTGCGCTCGCTCGACGAGCCCTCGGTCGCACCGCTGCTGACCTCGCTGGGCGAGACCCTGGACTCGTTCGTGGACATCGGGCTCGGCTACCTGAGCCTCGACCGGCCGTCCGGCACGCTGTCCGGCGGCGAGGCGCAGCGCACCAAGATGATCCGGCACCTGGGGTCGTCGCTCACGGACGTCACGTACGTGTTCGACGAGCCGACGATCGGCCTGCACCCGCACGACATCCAGCGCATGAACGAGCTGCTGCTGCAGCTGCGCGACAAGGGCAACACCGTGCTCGTGGTCGAGCACAAGCCCGAGGCGATCGCGATCGCGGACCACGTGGTCGACCTGGGACCCGGCGCCGGCAGCGCTGGGGGCGAGGTGGTGTTCGAGGGCACGGTGGACCAGCTGCGCTCCAGCGGGACCCTCACCGGCCGGCACCTCGACGACCGCGCACGACTCAAGGACCACGTCCGCTCGCCGTCCGGGACGCTCGAGATCCGCGGGGCCGCGACCAACAACCTCCAGGAGGTCGACGTCGACGTCCCGCTCGGCGTGCTGGTGGTGGTGACCGGGGTCGCCGGCTCGGGCAAGAGCTCGCTGATCCACGGCTCGCTGTCCGGGCGCGAGGATGTGGTCACCGTGGACCAGACCGCGATCCGCGGCTCGCGGCGGTCCAACCCCGCCACCTACACCGGGCTGCTGGACCCGATCCGCAAGGCCTTCGCCAAGGCCAACGGCGTCAAGCCCGCGCTGTTCAGCGCCAACTCCGAGGGGGCCTGCCCCACCTGCAACGGCGCGGGCGTCATCTACACCGACCTCGGCCCGATGGCGACCGTCACCTCCACGTGCGACGACTGCGAGGGCAGGCGGTTCCAGGCGTCCGTGCTCGAGTACCGACTGGGCGGCCGGGACATCAGCGAGGTGCTCGCCATGCCCGTGACCGAGGCCGAGGCGTACTTCGGCGAGGGTGAGGCCCGGACGCCCGCGGCCCACAGGATCCTCACGCATCTGCGCGACGTCGGGCTGGGCTACCTGAGCCTCGGGCAGCCGCTCACCACGCTGTCCGGTGGTGAGCGCCAGCGCCTCAAGCTCGCGATGCACATGGCCGACAAGGGCGGCGTCTACGTGCTCGACGAGCCCACGACCGGTCTGCACCTCGCCGACGTCGAACAGCTCCTCGGCCTGCTGGACCGGCTGGTCGACTCGGGCAAGTCCGTCGTGGTGATCGAGCACCACCAGGCGGTCATGGCGCACGCGGACTGGATCATCGACCTCGGCCCGGGGGCGGGGCACGACGGCGGTCGCGTCGTGTTCCAGGGCACGCCCGCGGACCTGGTCGCGAGCCGTGCGACTCTCACCGGCGAGCACCTGGCCGCATACGTCGCGAGCTGA